GCTCTTTGGGTAGTTCCAAATCTTAATTTTGATTCGATTGTTAAATTTAGGCGTGGTATATACGGTGATATGAACCGAAAATTTGCCACAATCAAAAAAAATGATCCAGACTTTAAAATAGTCAAAGATATAAAAGAGATAATACTCAGTAAAAATGTTGATCTTATTTTAAACCTTCACGATGGCAGAGGATATTATAGGGAAAAATGGGAAAATACCATATTTAATCCATACGCATGGGGACAAGCCTGTATCATCGATCAAAAAGAGATAGACGGTTGCAGATTTGGCAATCTAAACGAAATCGCTCAAAAAGTCAATAGCGCTCTAAATAAAAGATTAAAAAAGAGACATCACGCTTTTCACATAAAAAACACAAAAACAAAATTTAAAGATGAGCAGATGAGACTCTCTTTGACATATTTCGCCATTACTCACAATAAACCGGCTCTTGCTATAGAAACAAGCAAACATATAAAAGATTTAGCAACAAAAATCTACTATCAGCTAAACGCTATTGAAGAGTTTATGAAGATTTTAGAAATTGAGTTTGAAAGAAAATTTGAACTAAATGTAAAAACAATAAATGAGCTGCTAAATAATGACTTGGGAAATATAGTAATAAATAAAAATACTGTTTTACCATTGAAAAATATTAAAAAAAGTGTTAGATTTTTCCCTATGACGGGAAAAAACATCCATTACGAGAGCAAGGATCCGTTAGTAACGGTAATAAAAGCGGGAAAAAACTACGCTATTTATAGAGCCTATAAAAAGCTAACCACCTTATATCCCCAATATTTTAAACCTGATTGCAAAATCAAAAATGTCACTTTTGAAGTTGACGAAAATAAAAAATATATACCAATTCCCTCAATTATCAACGTTAAGAAAAGTTTTAAAGTTTTAGCTAGCAACGATATAAGGGTAAACGTTATAGGTTACAGCAAAAAAGGTTTTAAAAATGAAAACGGTATTGAGATAGAAAAAAAAGAGTGTCAAGACAGATACTCTATAGATAAACTGCATAAAAAATATAGAGTTGAGTTTTATAAAGACAAGAGCTTTTGCGGCTCTGTTATAGTCTCATTTGAATAGTATCAATCTATCTTAATCCTCTTAAACTCATAAAAAGCTGGTTTTGGTTTTCCGTTTGCCTTTTTGATACCGAAAAACTTTTCGGCTTTGCCAAAATAACCATTATGCTTAGGAAAATCAATAAAATGAAAAAGATTTACCCCCATTAAGTCAGAACTAGCTCTAAAAAGCGGCAAAAGTTTTTTAAACTCCCTCACAACCTTTTTTTGGATTATTTCACCGTTTTTCCCGTAGGAAGAAATCGCTAAA
This Nitrosophilus labii DNA region includes the following protein-coding sequences:
- a CDS encoding M99 family carboxypeptidase catalytic domain-containing protein, coding for MRILLLLFIFSSIWGAKLHFKLYKKESLNPSNTLLVIGGVHGDEPGGYFAASFLVKYYVIKKGALWVVPNLNFDSIVKFRRGIYGDMNRKFATIKKNDPDFKIVKDIKEIILSKNVDLILNLHDGRGYYREKWENTIFNPYAWGQACIIDQKEIDGCRFGNLNEIAQKVNSALNKRLKKRHHAFHIKNTKTKFKDEQMRLSLTYFAITHNKPALAIETSKHIKDLATKIYYQLNAIEEFMKILEIEFERKFELNVKTINELLNNDLGNIVINKNTVLPLKNIKKSVRFFPMTGKNIHYESKDPLVTVIKAGKNYAIYRAYKKLTTLYPQYFKPDCKIKNVTFEVDENKKYIPIPSIINVKKSFKVLASNDIRVNVIGYSKKGFKNENGIEIEKKECQDRYSIDKLHKKYRVEFYKDKSFCGSVIVSFE